The following proteins are co-located in the Myxococcus fulvus genome:
- a CDS encoding 4-hydroxyproline epimerase, whose amino-acid sequence MRRIRVIDSHTGGEPTRVVTEGGPELGTGDLASLRERFRERFDDFRKAIVCEPRGSDVMVGALLCPPVSPSSVAGIIFFNNVGYLGMCGHGTIGVVKTLEHLGRIGPGVHALETPVGVVKATLHPDGSVSIANVPSYRWAHDVKVDVPGHGVVHGDIAWGGNWFFLSRATNPPLELARVPSLLAYTSAIKQALADQGITGEGGAEIDHVELYAPSPTPGVNARNFVLCPGLAYDRSPCGTGTSAKVACLAAEGSLAEGDTWVQESIIGSRFQARYVRDGDRVLPTITGTASVNAEATLLVDPKDPFAWGIG is encoded by the coding sequence ATGCGGCGCATTCGAGTCATCGACAGTCATACAGGTGGAGAGCCCACGCGGGTGGTGACGGAGGGCGGCCCGGAGCTGGGCACGGGCGACCTGGCGAGCTTGCGCGAGCGGTTCCGGGAGCGCTTCGACGACTTCCGCAAGGCCATCGTCTGCGAGCCCCGGGGCTCGGACGTCATGGTGGGCGCGCTGCTGTGCCCGCCTGTCAGCCCCTCGAGCGTCGCGGGCATCATCTTCTTCAACAACGTCGGTTACCTGGGCATGTGTGGCCACGGGACCATCGGCGTGGTGAAGACGCTGGAGCACCTGGGCCGCATCGGCCCCGGCGTGCACGCGCTGGAGACGCCCGTGGGCGTGGTGAAGGCCACCCTGCATCCGGATGGGAGCGTCAGCATCGCCAACGTGCCGAGCTATCGATGGGCGCACGACGTGAAGGTGGACGTGCCCGGCCATGGCGTGGTGCACGGCGACATCGCGTGGGGTGGCAACTGGTTCTTCCTCTCGCGCGCGACGAACCCTCCGCTGGAGCTGGCGCGGGTGCCGTCGCTGCTCGCGTACACGTCCGCCATCAAGCAGGCGCTCGCGGACCAGGGAATCACCGGCGAGGGCGGCGCGGAGATCGACCACGTGGAGCTGTATGCGCCGTCGCCGACGCCGGGCGTGAATGCGCGCAACTTCGTGCTGTGTCCGGGGCTCGCGTATGACCGCTCGCCGTGCGGCACGGGGACGAGCGCCAAGGTGGCGTGTCTGGCCGCGGAGGGCTCGCTCGCCGAGGGCGACACGTGGGTGCAGGAGAGCATCATCGGCAGCCGCTTCCAGGCGCGCTACGTGCGTGATGGCGACCGCGTCCTGCCCACGATTACGGGCACGGCTTCTGTCAACGCGGAGGCCACGCTGCTGGTGGACCCGAAGGACCCGTTCGCGTGGGGCATCGGATGA
- a CDS encoding NAD(P)/FAD-dependent oxidoreductase: MSAFDCVIVGGGIVGAALAESLSTEGMSVALVEARSIGTATTACGMGHLVAMDDNAAELALTAYSVSLWRQLSQGLPRTVEYDACGTLWLAADDEEMAAVSAKVANYRAAGVRAEVLDAAALYEAEPSLAPGLVGALRVPDDAVLYPPVAARTFAQRAQARGAKVMTGCLVRELRPEGVVLANGEVLKAGRVVLAAGVASPSLCPELPISPRKGHLLITRRGAPVVHHQLVELGYLKSAHGTDGASVAFNAQPRVTGQLLLGSSRQPGEASREVEASILERMLKRAAMFLPGLDGLQALRVWTGLRPASPDGLPLLGAHPEKPWLWLACGHEGLGITTATGSARLVADQMLGRVSAIDVAAYSPSRFLGGAAREVAHA, from the coding sequence ATGAGCGCCTTCGACTGCGTCATCGTCGGCGGTGGCATCGTCGGCGCGGCGCTCGCGGAGTCGCTGTCCACCGAGGGGATGTCCGTGGCGCTCGTCGAGGCGCGCTCCATCGGCACCGCGACCACCGCGTGCGGGATGGGTCACCTGGTCGCGATGGATGACAACGCGGCGGAGCTCGCGCTGACCGCGTACTCCGTCTCGCTCTGGCGACAGCTCTCGCAGGGGCTGCCGCGCACGGTGGAGTACGACGCGTGCGGCACCCTGTGGCTGGCGGCTGATGACGAGGAGATGGCCGCGGTCTCTGCGAAGGTCGCCAACTACCGTGCCGCGGGCGTGCGGGCCGAGGTGCTGGATGCGGCCGCGCTGTACGAGGCGGAGCCCTCGCTGGCGCCAGGGCTCGTCGGTGCGCTGCGGGTGCCGGATGACGCCGTGTTGTATCCGCCGGTGGCCGCGCGGACCTTCGCGCAGAGGGCGCAGGCGCGTGGGGCGAAGGTGATGACGGGATGTCTGGTCCGCGAGCTGCGGCCCGAGGGTGTCGTCCTGGCGAACGGGGAGGTGTTGAAGGCCGGGAGGGTGGTGCTCGCGGCGGGTGTGGCGAGTCCTTCGCTCTGTCCGGAGCTGCCCATCTCTCCTCGCAAGGGACACCTGCTCATCACCCGGCGCGGTGCTCCCGTGGTGCATCACCAGCTCGTGGAGCTGGGATATCTGAAGAGCGCGCATGGCACGGATGGCGCGTCGGTCGCGTTCAATGCGCAGCCTCGTGTCACCGGGCAGTTGCTGCTCGGGTCCTCGCGGCAGCCCGGGGAGGCGAGCCGTGAGGTGGAGGCCTCCATCCTGGAGCGCATGCTGAAGCGCGCGGCCATGTTCCTCCCGGGGCTCGATGGCTTGCAGGCGCTGCGCGTGTGGACGGGGCTGCGTCCGGCGAGCCCGGATGGACTGCCGCTGCTGGGGGCGCATCCGGAGAAGCCGTGGCTGTGGCTGGCCTGTGGGCATGAGGGATTGGGCATCACCACCGCCACGGGGAGCGCACGGCTGGTCGCGGACCAGATGCTCGGGCGGGTGAGCGCCATCGATGTGGCGGCGTACTCGCCCTCGCGCTTCCTGGGTGGGGCGGCTCGCGAGGTGGCGCATGCGTGA
- a CDS encoding (2Fe-2S)-binding protein produces MRESSRKAPASFTLRINGQAVTVPSGTSVAAALAMTERFVSRADLGGRPRGPLCGMGVCFECRATVDGVPEVLTCLTPCRDGQEVATDA; encoded by the coding sequence ATGCGTGAGTCGTCACGCAAGGCACCTGCCTCCTTCACGCTGCGCATCAACGGGCAGGCCGTCACCGTTCCCTCGGGCACCTCCGTGGCCGCGGCGCTCGCGATGACGGAGCGGTTCGTCAGCCGCGCGGACCTGGGCGGGCGTCCTCGAGGCCCGCTGTGCGGCATGGGCGTGTGCTTCGAGTGTCGGGCCACGGTCGACGGCGTGCCCGAGGTCCTCACGTGTCTGACGCCGTGTCGTGATGGCCAGGAGGTGGCGACCGATGCGTGA
- a CDS encoding NAD(P)/FAD-dependent oxidoreductase, translating to MRETCDVVIAGAGPGGLAAACHAAEAGLKVLVLDAQPQPGGQIWRGEARTGKNPLARKWLTRFAASSARFRPGARVIASPEPGVLLVEEGASSFAVHHGRAILATGARERFLPFPGWTLPGVLGVSGLQVLVKDGLPIRGKRVVLAGTGPLLLAAAATIQSHGGEVLYIAEQAPAADHWRFALQLWRHPSKLLQGAVMTAKLITVPTSTDAWVLAAEGTDRLESVRLSVRGHEEHLRCDYLGASYGLVPNLELPRLLGCEVSHGAVLVDERLETRVPRVHAVGELLGIGGVDQALVTGELAGLVAADRPIPESLARAWRGVRDFSVHLARHDAPREELRRLARPDTVLCRCEDVPLSALEGCTNLREARLYARLGMGACQGRTCGPAAQTLFGWSGEDVRPPCLPARIGSLRLPPPDVSPSHTSKS from the coding sequence ATGCGTGAGACGTGTGACGTCGTCATCGCCGGCGCGGGACCCGGTGGGCTCGCCGCCGCCTGTCATGCGGCCGAGGCGGGATTGAAGGTCCTGGTCCTCGATGCGCAGCCCCAGCCCGGTGGGCAGATCTGGCGCGGCGAGGCACGGACGGGGAAGAACCCGCTCGCGCGCAAGTGGCTCACGCGCTTCGCCGCCTCTAGTGCCCGCTTCCGTCCTGGCGCGCGGGTCATCGCCTCGCCCGAGCCCGGTGTGCTCCTGGTGGAGGAGGGTGCCTCCTCGTTCGCCGTGCACCACGGCCGCGCCATCCTCGCCACGGGTGCACGTGAGCGCTTCCTCCCGTTCCCCGGGTGGACGCTCCCCGGCGTGCTCGGTGTCAGCGGTCTCCAGGTGCTCGTGAAGGACGGCCTGCCGATTCGCGGCAAGCGCGTGGTCCTCGCGGGCACGGGGCCGCTGCTCCTCGCCGCCGCGGCGACGATTCAGTCCCATGGCGGTGAGGTCCTCTACATCGCCGAGCAGGCCCCCGCCGCGGACCACTGGCGCTTCGCGCTCCAGCTCTGGCGCCATCCCTCGAAGCTGCTCCAGGGCGCGGTGATGACCGCGAAGCTCATCACCGTCCCCACGTCCACGGACGCGTGGGTGCTCGCCGCCGAGGGCACGGACCGCCTCGAGTCCGTGCGCCTGTCCGTGCGTGGCCACGAGGAGCACCTGCGCTGCGATTACCTGGGCGCGTCCTATGGCCTCGTGCCCAACCTGGAGCTGCCCCGGCTGTTGGGCTGCGAGGTCTCTCACGGCGCGGTCCTCGTGGACGAGCGACTGGAGACCCGCGTCCCTCGCGTGCACGCCGTGGGCGAGTTGCTCGGCATCGGCGGCGTGGACCAGGCGCTCGTCACCGGCGAGCTCGCGGGCCTCGTCGCCGCGGACCGCCCCATCCCCGAGTCGCTCGCCCGCGCCTGGCGAGGCGTGCGCGACTTCTCCGTCCACCTCGCGCGCCACGACGCACCTCGCGAGGAGCTGCGCCGACTGGCCCGGCCCGACACCGTGCTGTGCCGCTGTGAAGACGTGCCCCTGTCCGCGCTGGAGGGCTGCACGAACCTGCGCGAGGCGCGCCTGTACGCCCGGCTGGGCATGGGCGCGTGTCAGGGACGCACCTGCGGTCCCGCGGCGCAGACGCTCTTCGGTTGGTCGGGCGAGGACGTGCGCCCGCCCTGTCTCCCCGCGCGCATCGGCAGCCTGCGCCTTCCTCCTCCCGACGTTTCCCCTTCCCACACGAGCAAGTCATGA
- a CDS encoding dihydrodipicolinate synthase family protein: MSLWSGVLPAITTPFNADLSVDHGAVRSHVQWLISQGCTGIIPCGSLGEGATLTSEEKAALMRTCVDAVKAPVIPGIAALSTAEAVRLARAAEEAGCAGLMVLPPYVYSSDWREMKAHMSTVLRATKLPCLLYNNPVAYKTDFTPAQLAELAAEHDNAVAVKESSTDARRVTGIRALLGDRLTLGVGVDDCLVEGVEAGARFWVAGLVNAFPAESVRLLELSLAGKKDAAFALYRWFLPLLRLDTVPKFVQLIKLVQQEMGWGHERVRGPRMELVGAEREECLRVLREALANRPAL; encoded by the coding sequence ATGAGCCTCTGGTCCGGTGTCCTCCCCGCCATCACCACCCCCTTCAACGCGGACCTGTCCGTCGACCACGGCGCGGTGCGCTCGCACGTGCAGTGGCTCATCTCGCAGGGCTGCACGGGCATCATCCCCTGCGGCTCGTTGGGCGAGGGCGCGACGCTGACCTCCGAGGAGAAGGCCGCGCTGATGCGCACGTGCGTGGACGCGGTGAAGGCGCCCGTCATCCCCGGCATCGCCGCGCTGTCCACCGCCGAGGCCGTGCGTCTGGCCCGAGCCGCCGAGGAGGCCGGGTGCGCGGGCCTCATGGTGCTGCCGCCGTATGTCTATTCGAGCGACTGGCGCGAGATGAAGGCGCACATGTCCACGGTCCTCCGCGCCACGAAGCTGCCGTGCCTGCTCTACAACAACCCCGTGGCCTACAAGACGGACTTCACGCCCGCGCAGCTGGCGGAGCTGGCCGCCGAGCACGACAATGCGGTCGCCGTGAAGGAGTCCTCCACCGATGCCCGCCGCGTCACCGGCATCCGCGCCCTGCTGGGCGACCGGCTGACCCTGGGCGTGGGCGTGGATGACTGCCTCGTCGAGGGCGTGGAGGCGGGCGCGCGCTTCTGGGTGGCGGGTCTGGTGAATGCCTTCCCCGCCGAGTCGGTGCGCCTGCTCGAGCTGTCCCTGGCCGGCAAGAAGGACGCGGCGTTCGCGCTGTACCGGTGGTTCCTGCCGCTGTTGCGCCTGGACACAGTCCCCAAGTTCGTCCAGCTCATCAAGCTGGTGCAGCAGGAGATGGGCTGGGGCCACGAGCGGGTGCGCGGGCCCCGGATGGAGCTGGTGGGCGCCGAGCGTGAGGAGTGCCTGCGCGTGCTGCGCGAGGCGTTGGCGAACCGTCCCGCGCTGTAG
- a CDS encoding aldehyde dehydrogenase (NADP(+)), with amino-acid sequence MSWMGLSLIGAERGEPGGPTFTGWNPAEGVALEPRFHAARPHEVERACSLAAEAAPSLAALSSRQRAVFLEHIAEALLAAEADFLAVTPKETGLPPARIQGELGRAAGQFRQFARLLEEGSWVDARIDHALPDRKPLPRADLRSMLRPVGPVAVFGASNFPLAFSVAGGDTASALAAGCPVVAKAHPAHPATSECAALAIRAAVVACGLHEGVFSLLFDAGTEVGAALVRHPAIRSVGFTGSRQGGQALMALAASRPLPIPVFAEMGSINPIFVLPEALAARPEAMADSLAASILQGAGQFCTSPGLVVAVEGPGFEAFRARLAEKLGAAAPAPMLTPNIAERFREGVGRLAARTDTRTCVRGESRAALGAAALFEAPATVVLAEHALTEEVFGSCAVLTPAKDAAELVRVALGLEGQLTATVLMDAGDTAVAAELFPVLTDRVGRVLVNGVPTGVEVCPAMVHGGPFPASSDGRFTAVGTGAIRRFVRPVCYQDVPDALLPAELRESNPLSLWRTVDGVLKRE; translated from the coding sequence ATGAGCTGGATGGGATTGTCGTTGATTGGCGCCGAGCGCGGCGAGCCGGGCGGGCCGACGTTCACCGGCTGGAACCCGGCGGAGGGCGTGGCGCTGGAGCCGCGCTTCCACGCCGCGCGGCCTCATGAGGTGGAGCGGGCGTGCTCGCTCGCGGCGGAGGCGGCGCCGTCGCTCGCGGCCCTGTCCTCGCGGCAGCGCGCGGTGTTCCTGGAGCACATCGCGGAGGCGCTCCTGGCGGCGGAGGCGGACTTCCTCGCGGTGACGCCGAAGGAGACGGGGCTGCCGCCCGCGCGCATCCAGGGAGAGCTGGGGCGGGCGGCGGGACAGTTCCGCCAGTTCGCGCGGCTGTTGGAGGAGGGGAGCTGGGTGGATGCGCGCATCGACCACGCGCTGCCCGACAGGAAGCCCCTGCCGCGCGCGGACCTGCGCTCGATGTTGCGCCCGGTAGGGCCGGTGGCGGTGTTCGGCGCGAGCAACTTCCCGCTCGCGTTCTCCGTGGCGGGAGGTGACACCGCGTCCGCGCTGGCCGCGGGCTGTCCCGTCGTGGCGAAGGCCCACCCCGCGCACCCGGCGACGTCCGAGTGCGCGGCGCTGGCCATCCGCGCCGCCGTGGTCGCGTGTGGTCTGCACGAGGGCGTGTTCTCGCTCCTGTTCGACGCGGGCACGGAGGTGGGCGCGGCGCTCGTGCGCCACCCCGCCATCCGCTCGGTGGGCTTCACGGGCTCGCGGCAGGGAGGACAGGCGCTGATGGCGCTGGCGGCCTCCCGACCCCTGCCCATCCCCGTCTTCGCGGAGATGGGCTCCATCAATCCCATCTTCGTGCTGCCGGAGGCCCTGGCCGCGCGTCCCGAGGCGATGGCGGACTCGCTGGCCGCGTCGATTCTCCAGGGGGCGGGACAGTTCTGCACCTCGCCCGGTCTGGTCGTGGCGGTGGAGGGGCCGGGGTTCGAGGCCTTCCGCGCGCGGCTGGCCGAGAAGCTGGGGGCGGCCGCGCCCGCGCCGATGCTGACGCCGAACATCGCCGAGCGTTTCCGTGAGGGCGTCGGCCGGCTCGCGGCGCGCACGGACACGCGGACCTGTGTGCGCGGTGAGTCGCGTGCGGCGCTGGGGGCCGCGGCGCTGTTCGAGGCGCCGGCCACGGTGGTGCTCGCGGAGCACGCGCTGACCGAGGAGGTGTTCGGAAGCTGCGCGGTGCTGACGCCGGCGAAGGACGCGGCGGAGCTGGTGCGCGTGGCGCTCGGGCTGGAGGGACAGCTCACCGCGACGGTGTTGATGGACGCGGGGGACACGGCGGTGGCCGCCGAGCTGTTCCCCGTGCTCACGGACCGCGTGGGGCGCGTGCTGGTGAACGGTGTGCCCACGGGCGTGGAGGTCTGCCCGGCGATGGTGCACGGCGGTCCCTTCCCGGCCAGCTCGGATGGCCGGTTCACCGCGGTGGGCACCGGCGCCATCCGTCGCTTCGTGCGGCCCGTGTGCTACCAGGACGTGCCCGATGCGCTGCTGCCCGCCGAGCTGCGCGAGTCGAACCCGCTCAGTCTCTGGCGCACGGTGGATGGCGTGTTGAAGCGGGAGTGA